A region from the Candidatus Krumholzibacteriia bacterium genome encodes:
- the rplK gene encoding 50S ribosomal protein L11, with protein MAKKVLTQIKLQITAAQANPAPPVGPALGQHGVNIMEFCKQFNAATQAQAGTVTPVVITVFQDRSFSFITKTPPASVLLVKAAGLEKGSGEPNRNKVGKVTKAQVAEIAKTKMPDLNATSLEGAIRMIEGTARSMGIEIEA; from the coding sequence GTGGCCAAGAAGGTCCTGACGCAGATCAAGCTGCAGATCACCGCCGCCCAGGCGAACCCGGCGCCGCCGGTGGGGCCGGCCCTGGGCCAGCACGGCGTCAACATCATGGAGTTCTGCAAGCAGTTCAACGCCGCCACCCAGGCGCAGGCCGGGACCGTCACCCCGGTGGTGATCACGGTCTTCCAGGATCGGTCTTTCTCCTTCATCACCAAGACGCCGCCGGCGTCGGTGCTCCTGGTCAAGGCCGCGGGTTTGGAGAAGGGCTCCGGCGAGCCCAACCGCAACAAGGTGGGCAAGGTCACCAAGGCACAGGTGGCGGAGATCGCCAAGACCAAGATGCCGGACCTGAACGCGACGAGTTTGGAAGGGGCGATCCGGATGATCGAGGGAACCGCCCGCAGCATGGGCATCGAGATCGAGGCGTGA
- the rplL gene encoding 50S ribosomal protein L7/L12: MSDTATTSKVEQIMELVESMSVLELSKLVKTFEEKFGVTAAAPMMAMPAAGPAAAVAVEEKTEFDAVLASSGAQKIQVIKVVRAITGLGLKEAKDLVEGAPKPIKEGVPKAEAEDIKKKVEEVGGTVEIK; encoded by the coding sequence ATGTCGGATACAGCAACCACCTCCAAGGTCGAACAAATCATGGAGCTCGTCGAGAGCATGTCCGTGCTCGAGCTGTCCAAGCTCGTCAAGACCTTCGAGGAGAAGTTCGGCGTGACTGCAGCCGCACCCATGATGGCCATGCCCGCGGCCGGCCCAGCGGCGGCAGTGGCGGTGGAAGAGAAGACCGAGTTCGACGCCGTCCTGGCCAGTTCCGGGGCGCAGAAGATCCAGGTCATCAAGGTCGTCCGGGCCATCACCGGCCTGGGGCTGAAGGAGGCCAAGGATCTCGTCGAAGGGGCGCCCAAGCCGATCAAGGAAGGCGTACCCAAGGCCGAAGCCGAAGACATCAAGAAGAAGGTCGAAGAAGTCGGCGGCACCGTCGAAATCAAGTAG
- the secE gene encoding preprotein translocase subunit SecE has product MVKRLVRKAITFLREVRAEMTKVTWPSTTELKGQTLVVIIAVLIIAAFVGVVDLILNNTITLLVTKLT; this is encoded by the coding sequence ATGGTGAAGAGACTGGTGCGCAAGGCCATCACCTTCCTGCGGGAGGTCCGCGCGGAGATGACGAAGGTGACCTGGCCGAGCACCACGGAGTTGAAGGGTCAGACCCTGGTCGTGATCATCGCGGTGCTGATCATCGCCGCGTTCGTCGGGGTCGTGGACCTGATTCTCAACAACACGATCACGCTCCTGGTGACCAAGCTCACCTGA
- the rpoB gene encoding DNA-directed RNA polymerase subunit beta yields MKHLEKIQRKNYSKIPDLLDIPNLLDVQLESYRNFILSTGKDKPGESLQSVFETVFPIVSARENFVLEFVSYTIGEPKYSVDECQERDLTFAAPLKAKLRLIIKVDEDGERKVKDVMEADVYLGDLPLITDKGTFIINGAERVIVSQLHRSPGVFFSDSIHPNGKRLFSARIIPYRGSWVEFTTDINDVMYVHIDRKRKQPATILLRAVGQDTDAKILQLFFKTERLPVSKRPAKSDATLVGRYTAEDVVNRETGEVLIEAGHEVTEDTLNTLRTAEVESILVMQPGEYGENDIIRNTLKRDSTRTEEEALKKIYNLLRPGDPPSVDTARTLLERLFFNARRYNLSTVGRYKMNQRLHLNVPLENPTLTPTDFVAVVASLLDLANSDGEVDDIDHLGNRRIRSVGELLANQFSLGLSRMARIIRERMSLQDAETITPYDLVNARTISAVIQSFFGSSQLSQFMDQTNPLAELTHKRRLSALGPGGLTRERAGFEVRDVHHTHYGRMCPIETPEGPNIGLITSLSTYARVNRFGFLETPYRRIQDGKAMEEIVFLSADEEDQFHIAQATEALHADGSLAKPEVPARFHDDFPLVTPEQVQFMDVSPKQPVSAAASLIPFLEHDDANRALMGCNMQRQAVPLLQTEPPLVGTGMEEKVARDSGAVVIAKRAGVVRSVNADTVLVQSKGRKDDAIEDFSGLGGLDEYRLQKYRRSNQDTCVNQKPLVRAGDKIEKGQILADGPATCDGELALGHNVLVAFMPWCGYNFEDAIIVSEALVRDDKFTSIHIEEFECQVRDTKAGMEEITREIPNVGEEALRKLDEDGIVMVGARVKSGDILVGKVTPKGETDLSPEERLLRAIFGEKAGDVRDASLKAPPGMEGIVVDIKVFSRRERDDRGKAEEKKKLERLRRVLKKEETRIKEMRDERLIELLDGQTSERWVHAETGEIIVRTNTKLNIDRLREIAFDHLQWGMPIVQDPAMDRRVKKVLEAAQRALERATRQHEKDVERVTRGDELPPGVVKLVKVYIARKRKVSVGDKMAGRHGNKGVVSKIVPVEDMPYMPDGTPVQIILNPLGVPSRMNLGQILETHLGWAAHTLGFWCASPVFDGASIDQIKGELRTAGLPESGKSPLYDGRTGEAFDEQVTVGYIYMMKLSHLVDDKIHARSIGPYSLVTQQPLGGKAQFGGQRFGEMEVWALEAYGAAYCLQELLTVKSDDVVGRSKIYEAIVKGENPPEPGIPESFNVLVKELQSLCLDVQLEMS; encoded by the coding sequence GTGAAGCACTTGGAGAAGATCCAGCGCAAGAACTACTCCAAGATCCCGGATCTCCTGGACATCCCGAATCTCCTCGATGTCCAGCTCGAGAGCTACAGGAATTTCATCCTCTCCACCGGCAAGGACAAGCCCGGGGAGAGCCTGCAGTCCGTGTTCGAGACGGTGTTCCCCATCGTCTCGGCGCGGGAGAACTTCGTCCTCGAGTTCGTGAGCTACACGATCGGCGAGCCCAAGTACTCCGTCGACGAGTGCCAGGAGCGGGATCTGACCTTCGCGGCGCCGCTGAAGGCGAAGCTGCGTCTCATCATCAAAGTGGACGAAGACGGCGAGCGCAAGGTCAAGGACGTCATGGAGGCGGACGTCTATCTGGGCGACCTGCCCCTCATCACCGACAAGGGCACCTTCATCATCAATGGGGCGGAGCGCGTCATCGTCAGCCAGCTGCACCGCTCGCCGGGGGTGTTCTTCTCCGACTCCATCCACCCGAATGGCAAGCGCTTGTTCAGCGCCCGGATCATTCCCTACCGCGGCTCGTGGGTGGAGTTCACCACCGACATCAACGACGTCATGTACGTCCACATCGACCGCAAGCGCAAGCAGCCGGCCACCATCCTGCTGCGCGCCGTGGGTCAGGACACGGACGCCAAGATCCTGCAGCTGTTCTTCAAGACCGAGCGCCTGCCCGTGTCGAAGCGGCCGGCGAAGAGCGATGCGACGCTGGTGGGACGCTACACCGCGGAAGACGTGGTGAACCGTGAGACCGGCGAGGTCCTCATCGAGGCCGGGCACGAGGTCACCGAGGACACCCTGAACACGCTGCGCACCGCCGAGGTGGAGAGCATCCTCGTCATGCAGCCCGGGGAGTATGGCGAGAACGACATCATCCGCAACACCTTGAAGCGCGACTCGACGCGTACCGAGGAAGAGGCGCTGAAGAAGATCTACAACCTGCTTCGCCCCGGCGACCCGCCCAGCGTGGACACGGCGCGCACCCTCTTGGAGCGCCTGTTCTTCAACGCTCGCCGCTACAACCTCTCCACCGTGGGGCGCTACAAGATGAACCAGCGCCTGCACCTGAACGTGCCGCTGGAGAACCCGACGCTGACGCCGACGGACTTCGTCGCCGTCGTCGCCTCGCTCCTCGACCTGGCCAACTCGGACGGCGAGGTCGACGACATCGACCACCTGGGCAACCGCCGCATCCGTTCGGTCGGCGAGCTGCTGGCCAACCAGTTCTCCCTCGGGCTGTCCCGCATGGCCCGCATCATCCGGGAGCGCATGAGCCTGCAGGACGCGGAGACGATCACGCCCTACGACCTGGTGAACGCCCGCACCATCAGCGCGGTCATCCAGTCGTTCTTCGGCTCCAGCCAGCTGTCCCAGTTCATGGACCAGACGAACCCGCTGGCCGAGCTCACCCACAAGCGGCGCCTGTCGGCCCTCGGGCCCGGCGGTCTCACCCGCGAGCGCGCCGGTTTCGAGGTGCGCGACGTGCACCACACCCACTACGGGCGCATGTGCCCGATCGAGACGCCGGAAGGGCCGAACATCGGGCTCATCACCTCCCTTTCCACCTACGCCCGGGTGAATCGCTTCGGCTTCCTGGAGACGCCGTACCGGCGCATCCAGGACGGCAAGGCGATGGAGGAGATCGTCTTCCTGTCGGCGGACGAGGAAGACCAGTTCCACATCGCCCAGGCCACCGAGGCGCTCCATGCCGATGGCAGCCTGGCCAAGCCGGAAGTGCCGGCGCGCTTCCACGACGACTTCCCGCTCGTCACGCCCGAGCAGGTGCAGTTCATGGACGTGTCGCCGAAGCAGCCGGTGTCGGCGGCGGCGTCGCTGATTCCCTTCCTGGAGCACGACGACGCCAACCGCGCCCTCATGGGCTGCAACATGCAGCGCCAGGCGGTGCCGCTCCTGCAGACCGAGCCGCCCCTCGTGGGCACCGGCATGGAGGAGAAGGTGGCGCGGGACTCGGGCGCCGTGGTCATCGCCAAGCGCGCCGGCGTGGTGCGCAGCGTCAACGCCGACACGGTGCTGGTGCAGTCGAAGGGGCGGAAAGACGACGCCATCGAGGACTTCAGCGGCCTGGGCGGCCTGGACGAATACCGGCTGCAGAAGTACCGCCGCTCCAACCAGGACACCTGCGTGAACCAGAAGCCCCTGGTGCGCGCCGGCGACAAGATCGAGAAGGGTCAGATCCTGGCCGACGGGCCGGCGACCTGCGACGGCGAGCTCGCCCTCGGGCACAACGTGCTGGTGGCCTTCATGCCCTGGTGCGGTTACAACTTCGAGGACGCCATCATCGTCAGCGAAGCCCTGGTGCGGGACGACAAGTTCACCTCGATCCACATCGAGGAGTTCGAGTGCCAGGTGCGGGATACCAAGGCGGGGATGGAGGAGATCACCCGGGAAATCCCCAACGTCGGCGAGGAAGCGCTGCGCAAGCTGGACGAGGACGGCATCGTCATGGTCGGCGCCCGCGTCAAGTCCGGCGACATCCTGGTGGGCAAGGTGACGCCCAAGGGCGAGACGGATCTGTCGCCGGAAGAGCGGCTGCTGCGCGCCATCTTCGGCGAGAAGGCCGGGGACGTGCGCGACGCTTCCCTCAAGGCGCCGCCGGGGATGGAAGGCATCGTCGTCGACATCAAGGTGTTCTCCCGCCGCGAGCGCGACGACCGGGGCAAGGCGGAAGAGAAGAAGAAGCTGGAGCGCCTGCGCCGCGTCTTGAAGAAGGAAGAGACGCGGATCAAGGAGATGCGCGACGAGCGCCTGATCGAGCTGCTCGACGGCCAGACCAGCGAACGCTGGGTGCATGCCGAAACCGGCGAGATCATCGTGCGCACCAACACCAAGCTCAACATCGACCGCCTGCGGGAGATCGCCTTCGATCACCTGCAGTGGGGCATGCCCATCGTCCAGGACCCGGCCATGGACCGGCGGGTGAAGAAGGTGCTGGAGGCGGCGCAGCGCGCCCTGGAGCGCGCCACGCGCCAGCACGAGAAGGACGTGGAACGCGTCACCCGGGGCGACGAATTGCCCCCGGGCGTGGTCAAGCTGGTGAAGGTGTACATCGCCCGCAAACGCAAGGTCTCGGTGGGCGACAAGATGGCGGGACGGCACGGCAACAAGGGCGTGGTCTCGAAGATCGTGCCGGTGGAGGACATGCCGTACATGCCGGACGGCACGCCGGTGCAGATCATCCTCAACCCGCTCGGCGTGCCGAGCCGTATGAACCTGGGGCAGATCCTGGAAACGCACCTGGGCTGGGCGGCGCACACCCTCGGCTTCTGGTGCGCCTCGCCGGTGTTCGACGGCGCCTCCATCGACCAGATCAAGGGGGAGCTGCGCACCGCCGGTCTCCCCGAGAGCGGCAAGAGCCCGCTCTACGACGGCCGCACCGGGGAGGCCTTCGACGAACAGGTGACGGTGGGCTACATCTATATGATGAAGCTCTCGCACCTGGTGGACGACAAGATCCACGCCCGCTCCATCGGCCCCTACTCGCTGGTGACGCAGCAGCCGCTCGGCGGCAAGGCCCAGTTCGGCGGCCAGCGCTTTGGGGAGATGGAAGTCTGGGCCCTGGAGGCGTACGGCGCCGCCTACTGCCTGCAGGAACTGCTGACGGTGAAATCCGACGACGTCGTGGGCCGCTCCAAGATCTACGAAGCCATCGTCAAGGGCGAGAACCCGCCGGAGCCGGGTATCCCCGAATCGTTCAACGTGCTCGTGAAAGAGCTGCAGAGCCTGTGCCTCGACGTACAGCTCGAGATGTCGTGA
- the rplJ gene encoding 50S ribosomal protein L10 produces MPTEAKVREVEEFAGVLKGAQGVVLADFTGMSVASIMALRRKCRDAGVHYQVVKNTLARRALQGSGLESLQPLLEGPNAWAVHRADQVAAAKVMSDFAKDHEALKIRGGSMEGRLLTVQEIRALAKLPSREVLLAQVLAGMQGPLAGFAGALTAVLRSFANVVDGYAKKRAETEGA; encoded by the coding sequence ATGCCGACGGAAGCCAAGGTACGCGAGGTCGAAGAGTTCGCCGGGGTCCTGAAGGGGGCGCAGGGCGTGGTCCTGGCCGACTTCACCGGCATGAGCGTGGCGTCGATTATGGCGCTGCGCCGCAAGTGCCGCGACGCCGGCGTGCACTACCAGGTGGTGAAGAACACCCTGGCCCGTCGCGCCCTGCAGGGGTCGGGGCTGGAGAGCCTGCAGCCTCTGCTGGAGGGACCGAATGCCTGGGCCGTGCACCGCGCCGATCAGGTGGCGGCGGCCAAGGTGATGAGCGACTTCGCCAAGGACCACGAGGCCTTGAAGATCCGCGGCGGCAGCATGGAGGGCCGCCTGCTGACGGTGCAGGAGATCCGGGCCCTCGCCAAGCTGCCGAGCCGCGAGGTTCTCCTCGCCCAGGTGCTGGCGGGGATGCAAGGGCCACTGGCGGGATTCGCCGGCGCGCTCACGGCGGTGCTCCGGAGCTTCGCCAACGTGGTCGATGGGTATGCGAAGAAGCGCGCCGAAACCGAGGGCGCATGA
- the nusG gene encoding transcription termination/antitermination protein NusG has protein sequence MSEEKKKVQAETAGADTSVAVTNPHCKWYVVHTYSGHENKVKQSIEKAVELQGLKHRFGQVLIPMEEVTEMKKGKKVKVNRKFFPSYVLVQLELDEEMLHLVNNIPGVTRFVGTGNRPVPVPDKEVDRILKRGETKTKETKEIREIPFHVGEQVKVIDGPFTDFNGVIDEINPERGKLKVMVGIFGRETPVELDFLQVERL, from the coding sequence ATGAGCGAGGAAAAGAAGAAGGTGCAAGCCGAAACCGCGGGGGCCGACACGAGTGTGGCGGTCACGAATCCGCACTGCAAATGGTACGTGGTGCACACCTACTCGGGGCACGAGAACAAGGTGAAGCAGAGCATCGAGAAAGCCGTGGAGCTGCAAGGCCTGAAGCACCGTTTCGGTCAGGTGCTGATTCCCATGGAAGAAGTGACCGAGATGAAGAAGGGGAAGAAGGTCAAGGTGAACCGGAAGTTCTTCCCCAGCTATGTGCTCGTGCAGCTCGAGCTGGACGAGGAGATGCTGCACCTGGTCAACAACATCCCCGGGGTGACCCGCTTCGTCGGGACCGGCAACCGGCCGGTGCCGGTGCCGGACAAGGAAGTGGACCGGATCCTGAAGCGCGGCGAGACCAAGACCAAGGAAACGAAGGAGATCCGCGAGATCCCCTTCCACGTCGGCGAGCAGGTCAAGGTCATCGACGGGCCGTTCACGGATTTCAACGGGGTGATCGACGAGATCAACCCCGAGCGCGGCAAGCTCAAGGTCATGGTCGGCATCTTCGGGCGCGAGACCCCCGTGGAGCTCGACTTCCTGCAGGTGGAACGCCTGTAG
- the rplA gene encoding 50S ribosomal protein L1: MKHGKKYTQSVAEVEPGKEYAVPEAAALVKKMAKAKFDESVDMVVRLGVDPRHAEQQVRGAVVLPHGTGKTVRILVFARGDRDRDARAAGADHVGAEDYVTKVQEGWTDVDVVIATPDMMALVGRLGRLLGPRGLMPNPKLGTVTDDVARAVREAKAGKIEYRVDKAGNVHAPVGKASFPQEKLAENMTVLLQELLRAKPASSKGRYILSAYVSSTMGPSVRVDADSIAVTA; this comes from the coding sequence ATGAAACACGGCAAGAAATACACCCAGTCCGTGGCCGAGGTGGAGCCGGGCAAGGAATACGCGGTGCCCGAGGCGGCGGCGCTGGTGAAGAAGATGGCGAAGGCGAAGTTCGACGAGAGCGTCGACATGGTGGTGCGCTTGGGCGTCGATCCGCGGCACGCGGAACAGCAGGTGCGCGGCGCCGTGGTGCTGCCCCACGGGACGGGCAAAACGGTGCGCATTCTCGTCTTCGCCCGCGGCGACCGGGACCGAGATGCCCGCGCCGCCGGCGCCGACCACGTGGGCGCCGAGGACTACGTCACCAAGGTGCAGGAAGGCTGGACGGACGTGGACGTCGTCATCGCCACCCCGGACATGATGGCGCTGGTGGGGAGGCTCGGGCGGTTGCTCGGCCCCCGCGGCCTGATGCCGAACCCGAAGCTCGGCACCGTGACCGACGACGTGGCCCGCGCCGTCCGTGAGGCCAAAGCTGGCAAGATCGAGTACCGCGTCGACAAGGCTGGGAACGTGCACGCCCCGGTGGGCAAGGCGTCGTTCCCCCAGGAGAAGCTGGCGGAGAACATGACTGTTCTCCTGCAGGAATTGCTGCGGGCCAAGCCGGCTTCGTCGAAGGGGCGTTACATCCTCTCGGCGTACGTGAGCAGCACCATGGGGCCGTCGGTGCGTGTCGACGCGGACAGCATCGCGGTCACGGCCTAG